The following proteins come from a genomic window of Micromonospora zamorensis:
- a CDS encoding S8 family serine peptidase, which produces MQGHPAQPGFSDRSSPWSVVAAVLVGCWTVAVTAATQTGGWVTDQVLLGFGLDRVGWLWPVLGLTTVVLVGTPALLLAVLPRSAAVRATGKAWLIGGLALGVLTLLRVVPPVHHEAYLAGLAGVALLTALAARWSARRSSGPDVDTAPAAAQWAGERTEQRDATGGAALNDDAAARAETVAGPGSSADAAGSPNPVGRQRGSHRTGPVPLLAVAAGLALLLPWAWLGALGGLLETALALLAAAALGVLAATLLDATFWARFAVGRPPRPARLVLLGGLVAGVALLLLAAGTGQSGAQLPALLTLPPVGFALAALWAAAWRPSTDPAVAARAGRTATGWLVGLAALGPLAFTDPEEITLLLVGTRDIPFWVAVAAGTGLAVAVLVAIGYAVLLARPTARTPSRRSAAVAAVVLLVAFGVVDLGPGQPGLHGERLFVVLRAQADLSGLPAGAAGRAGRDARATEVYRRLVTTAEQSQADLLRGLRRLRLDPVSYYLVNAVEVDGGPAVRAWLARRPEVARVLVSQRLRPLPAPAGQSRGTAPRPTGPEWNIRQIGADRVWSQLGVTGTGIVVGSSDSGVDGAHPALRAGFRGGDDSWYDPWDDTRSPTDQGGHGTHTVGSAVGRDGIGVAPDAQWVGCVNLDRNLGSPAHYLDCLQFMLAPFPTGGDPLTDGRPERAPQVLTNSWGCPPIEGCDQRVLRPATAALDAAGIFVVAAAGNTGPWCASIDDPPAPYADVLTVGAVDAQRRVAEFSSRGPVPGASKPDVLAPGVGVVSAMPGGTYAALDGTSMATPQVAGVVALMWSANPALVGDVARTRQILRDTATAATPTYRSDNPSDTCGAPSNVTGAGEVDAYAAVRAAQQ; this is translated from the coding sequence ATGCAAGGTCACCCCGCGCAACCCGGATTCAGCGACCGCAGCTCCCCGTGGTCGGTGGTCGCAGCCGTGCTGGTCGGCTGCTGGACGGTCGCGGTCACCGCGGCCACCCAGACCGGCGGCTGGGTCACCGATCAGGTGCTGCTGGGCTTCGGGCTGGACCGCGTCGGCTGGCTCTGGCCGGTGCTCGGCCTGACCACAGTCGTGCTGGTGGGCACACCCGCCCTGCTGCTGGCCGTGCTGCCCCGGTCGGCTGCGGTCCGGGCCACCGGGAAAGCCTGGCTGATCGGGGGTCTCGCCCTCGGCGTGCTCACGCTGCTGCGGGTCGTGCCGCCGGTGCACCACGAGGCGTACCTCGCCGGGCTGGCCGGCGTCGCGCTGCTCACCGCGCTAGCCGCGCGCTGGTCGGCGCGACGATCGTCCGGCCCGGATGTCGACACCGCGCCCGCCGCCGCACAGTGGGCCGGCGAGCGCACTGAGCAACGCGACGCCACCGGTGGTGCGGCGCTGAACGACGATGCCGCCGCCCGAGCCGAGACCGTCGCAGGCCCGGGGTCGAGCGCCGACGCCGCCGGGAGTCCGAACCCGGTCGGACGTCAACGTGGATCGCATCGGACCGGACCGGTGCCTCTGCTCGCGGTCGCCGCCGGGTTGGCGCTGCTGCTGCCGTGGGCCTGGCTGGGCGCGCTCGGCGGGCTCCTGGAAACCGCGCTCGCGCTGTTGGCGGCAGCCGCGCTGGGGGTGCTGGCCGCGACACTGTTGGACGCCACCTTCTGGGCCCGGTTCGCTGTTGGCCGACCGCCGCGGCCGGCCCGGCTCGTCCTGCTGGGAGGTCTGGTCGCCGGGGTGGCGCTGCTGCTGCTCGCGGCCGGCACCGGCCAGTCCGGCGCACAGTTGCCCGCGCTGCTGACCCTTCCCCCGGTGGGTTTCGCACTGGCCGCGCTGTGGGCCGCGGCCTGGCGACCCAGCACCGACCCGGCCGTCGCCGCACGCGCCGGCCGGACGGCGACCGGCTGGCTCGTGGGCCTGGCCGCACTCGGCCCGCTGGCCTTCACCGACCCGGAAGAGATCACCCTGCTACTTGTCGGCACCCGGGACATCCCGTTCTGGGTGGCGGTCGCCGCCGGCACCGGGCTCGCCGTCGCGGTCCTGGTCGCCATCGGGTACGCGGTGCTGCTCGCCCGGCCGACGGCACGTACCCCGAGTCGCCGGTCGGCAGCGGTGGCGGCCGTGGTGCTGCTGGTGGCGTTCGGTGTGGTCGACCTGGGTCCGGGCCAACCGGGCCTGCACGGCGAGCGGCTGTTCGTGGTGCTGCGGGCGCAGGCCGATCTGAGTGGACTGCCGGCCGGCGCTGCGGGTCGGGCCGGGAGGGACGCCCGTGCGACGGAGGTCTACCGACGGCTGGTGACGACCGCCGAGCAGAGCCAGGCCGACCTGCTCCGGGGGTTGCGTCGACTGCGACTCGATCCGGTGTCGTACTACCTGGTCAACGCGGTGGAGGTCGACGGCGGTCCGGCGGTGCGGGCGTGGCTCGCCCGCCGGCCTGAGGTGGCCCGGGTGCTGGTCAGCCAACGTCTGCGGCCACTGCCGGCCCCGGCGGGGCAGAGCCGCGGCACCGCGCCCAGGCCCACCGGCCCGGAGTGGAACATCCGCCAGATCGGCGCGGACCGGGTGTGGTCCCAGCTCGGGGTGACGGGCACGGGCATCGTGGTGGGCAGCTCGGATTCGGGGGTGGACGGCGCCCATCCGGCGCTGCGCGCCGGGTTCCGGGGCGGAGACGATTCCTGGTACGACCCGTGGGACGACACCCGCAGCCCGACCGACCAGGGTGGGCACGGCACCCACACGGTGGGCAGTGCGGTGGGGCGCGACGGCATCGGGGTGGCGCCGGACGCGCAGTGGGTGGGCTGCGTCAACCTGGACCGCAACCTCGGCAGCCCTGCGCACTACCTGGACTGCCTCCAGTTCATGCTGGCGCCCTTCCCGACCGGCGGCGACCCGTTGACCGACGGCCGTCCGGAGCGCGCCCCACAGGTGCTCACCAACTCCTGGGGTTGCCCGCCCATCGAGGGTTGCGACCAGCGCGTGCTGCGGCCGGCCACCGCCGCGCTGGACGCCGCCGGGATCTTCGTGGTCGCCGCGGCCGGCAACACCGGGCCGTGGTGCGCGTCGATCGACGACCCACCGGCGCCGTACGCGGACGTGTTGACCGTGGGTGCGGTGGACGCGCAGCGCCGGGTCGCCGAGTTCTCCTCGCGCGGGCCGGTGCCGGGTGCGAGCAAGCCGGACGTGCTGGCACCGGGTGTGGGTGTGGTGTCGGCCATGCCGGGCGGCACGTACGCCGCGCTGGACGGCACGTCGATGGCGACCCCGCAGGTGGCCGGGGTGGTCGCGCTGATGTGGTCGGCGAACCCGGCGCTGGTCGGCGACGTGGCCCGGACCCGGCAGATCCTGCGGGACACCGCCACGGCGGCGACGCCCACCTACCGCTCCGACAACCCGTCCGACACCTGTGGTGCCCCGTCGAACGTCACGGGTGCCGGTGAGGTGGACGCGTACGCCGCCGTGCGCGCCGCCCAGCAATAG
- a CDS encoding glycerol-3-phosphate dehydrogenase/oxidase yields the protein MSRSVAGQLSPVRRVSDLRRLRAERFDVLVIGGGVTGAGAALDAASRGLKVALVEARDLAAGTSSRSSKLIHGGLRYLEQLEFHLVHEALTERGLLATRLAPHLVRPVPILVPLPAGRGLRDLPARIFRRSYYGAGVAAYDAFAGIFGGGRGMPLHRHLTREGARRVFPSLRPDTLAGAIRYYDGQVDDARLVVTLARTAASLGATVVSSARAVGLIRQAREVTGVRVRDLEAPAGSPDAEFEVHARTVIAATGVWSDDMSRMLNDVGLRPGVRVRASKGVHLVVPRSAITGEAGLILRTASSVLFVIPWGGHWIIGTTDTDWRLDRSHPAASARDIDYLLQQVNTVLDRPLTTADIEGVYAGLRPLLAGEADSTSKLSREHAVFEPMLGLLLVAGGKYTTYRVMASDVVDRAARRLGGARSSRTADLPLLGADGYPAMWRDRADLARRHGVPVGVVEHLLERYGTLTLDLLALVDADPLLASPLAGAPEYLAAEVAYAARAEGALHLEDVLTRRTRISFETSHRGLESAEHTAELMGAVLGWDEATRAREVEHYRARVEAERQSQLMPDDAAADAARLGAPDVRGYAADRGGDDQAELRPSAR from the coding sequence ATCTCCCGATCCGTCGCCGGCCAGCTCTCGCCGGTCCGCCGTGTGTCCGACCTGCGTCGACTGCGCGCCGAGCGCTTCGACGTCCTGGTCATCGGGGGCGGGGTGACCGGTGCCGGTGCCGCTCTGGACGCGGCGTCCCGGGGCCTCAAGGTGGCCCTCGTCGAGGCGCGTGACCTCGCGGCGGGCACCTCCAGTCGGTCGAGCAAACTCATCCACGGTGGCCTGCGCTACCTGGAGCAGTTGGAGTTCCACCTGGTGCACGAGGCGCTCACCGAGCGCGGCCTGCTCGCCACCCGGCTCGCGCCGCACCTGGTGCGTCCGGTGCCGATCCTGGTGCCCCTGCCCGCCGGGCGAGGGCTGCGGGACCTGCCGGCCCGCATCTTCCGCCGCTCCTACTACGGCGCGGGTGTGGCTGCCTACGACGCCTTCGCCGGGATCTTCGGCGGTGGCCGGGGCATGCCACTGCACCGGCACCTGACCCGTGAGGGGGCCCGGCGGGTCTTCCCGAGTCTGCGGCCCGACACGCTGGCCGGGGCGATCCGCTACTACGACGGGCAGGTCGACGACGCCCGCCTGGTGGTGACCCTCGCCCGCACCGCCGCCAGCCTCGGTGCCACGGTCGTGAGCAGCGCCCGCGCCGTCGGGCTGATCCGGCAGGCGCGTGAGGTGACCGGTGTCCGCGTCCGTGACCTGGAGGCGCCGGCCGGTTCGCCGGACGCGGAGTTCGAGGTGCACGCCCGTACCGTCATCGCCGCCACCGGTGTCTGGAGCGACGACATGTCGCGGATGCTCAACGACGTGGGCCTGCGGCCGGGCGTCCGGGTGCGCGCGTCGAAGGGGGTGCACCTGGTGGTGCCCCGCTCGGCGATCACCGGCGAGGCGGGGCTCATCCTGCGCACGGCGAGTTCGGTGCTCTTCGTCATCCCGTGGGGCGGGCACTGGATCATCGGCACGACGGACACTGACTGGCGGCTGGACCGGTCTCACCCGGCCGCCTCGGCCCGCGACATCGACTACCTGTTGCAGCAGGTCAACACCGTGCTGGACCGGCCGTTGACCACCGCCGACATCGAGGGGGTGTACGCGGGGCTGCGGCCATTGCTGGCCGGCGAGGCCGACTCGACGTCGAAGCTCTCCCGCGAACACGCGGTCTTCGAGCCCATGCTCGGACTGCTGCTGGTCGCCGGTGGCAAGTACACGACGTACCGGGTGATGGCCTCCGACGTGGTCGACCGGGCGGCCCGCCGGCTCGGCGGCGCGCGCTCGTCGCGTACCGCCGATCTGCCTCTGCTGGGTGCCGACGGCTACCCGGCGATGTGGAGGGACCGGGCCGACCTGGCCCGCCGGCACGGCGTGCCGGTGGGTGTGGTGGAGCACCTGCTGGAGCGGTACGGCACCCTCACCCTGGACCTGCTGGCCCTGGTCGACGCCGATCCGTTGCTCGCGTCTCCGCTGGCGGGTGCTCCGGAGTATCTGGCGGCGGAGGTCGCGTACGCGGCGCGGGCCGAGGGTGCGCTGCACCTGGAGGACGTGCTGACCCGGCGGACCCGGATCTCGTTCGAGACCAGCCACCGAGGGCTGGAGTCCGCGGAGCACACCGCCGAGCTGATGGGCGCGGTGCTCGGCTGGGACGAGGCGACCCGGGCCCGCGAGGTGGAGCACTACCGCGCCCGGGTGGAGGCGGAGCGGCAGTCCCAGTTGATGCCGGACGACGCCGCGGCGGACGCCGCTCGGCTCGGCGCTCCGGACGTGCGGGGTTACGCCGCCGACCGTGGCGGCGACGATCAGGCGGAGCTGCGTCCGTCCGCTCGATGA
- a CDS encoding GNAT family N-acetyltransferase → MDAEITVTELTPDLADTVVRLCEQALDLPEDATEAAAIVDVLWPRAAADRPVVGLGAYRGADLVGVLFCSVSSAEPGIGHVDLVAVRADQRRRGVGRALLRRAEQVLAERGATEVLLAGNPPYYAWPGIDVRYTPAVCAALALGYQQDRTAWNMTADLSYDGSPALRSTEAAERRLADQGITVRRAEPADLPALTAFARSNFGGTWDGELAGSVGRDGAGCHLAERGGEVLGFAAYGSSRPSWFGPMGTAPAAEGSGIGGVLLRRCLRDQQAAGLTRAEIGWVGPVPFYSGSAGARIERVFFLYRRALPVA, encoded by the coding sequence ATGGACGCCGAGATCACCGTCACCGAGCTGACCCCCGACCTGGCCGACACCGTTGTACGGCTCTGCGAGCAGGCTCTCGACCTGCCCGAGGACGCCACCGAGGCCGCCGCCATCGTGGACGTACTCTGGCCCCGGGCCGCCGCCGACCGGCCGGTGGTCGGGCTGGGCGCGTACCGGGGTGCGGACCTGGTCGGGGTGCTGTTCTGCTCGGTCTCGTCGGCCGAGCCGGGCATCGGGCACGTCGACCTGGTCGCGGTCCGTGCGGATCAGCGCCGCCGGGGCGTCGGCCGGGCGCTGCTGCGGCGGGCCGAGCAGGTGCTGGCCGAGCGCGGAGCGACCGAGGTGCTGCTGGCCGGGAACCCGCCGTACTACGCGTGGCCGGGCATCGACGTCCGCTACACCCCGGCGGTCTGCGCCGCCCTCGCGCTCGGCTACCAGCAGGACCGGACCGCCTGGAACATGACCGCCGACCTGTCGTACGACGGGTCACCGGCACTGCGGTCCACCGAGGCGGCGGAGCGGCGGCTGGCCGATCAGGGCATCACGGTGCGCCGGGCGGAGCCGGCGGATCTCCCGGCGTTGACCGCGTTCGCCCGGTCCAACTTCGGCGGCACGTGGGACGGCGAGTTGGCCGGGTCGGTGGGTCGTGACGGCGCCGGCTGCCACCTGGCGGAGCGGGGCGGCGAGGTGCTCGGCTTCGCCGCGTACGGGTCGTCCCGGCCGAGCTGGTTCGGACCGATGGGCACCGCACCGGCGGCCGAGGGGTCGGGCATCGGTGGTGTGCTGCTGCGGCGCTGCCTGCGCGACCAGCAGGCGGCGGGGCTGACCCGGGCGGAGATCGGCTGGGTGGGGCCCGTGCCGTTCTACTCGGGCAGCGCGGGTGCCCGGATCGAGCGGGTCTTCTTCCTGTACCGGAGGGCCCTGCCGGTGGCATAA
- the groL gene encoding chaperonin GroEL (60 kDa chaperone family; promotes refolding of misfolded polypeptides especially under stressful conditions; forms two stacked rings of heptamers to form a barrel-shaped 14mer; ends can be capped by GroES; misfolded proteins enter the barrel where they are refolded when GroES binds) — MAKMIAFDEEARRGLERGMNQLADAVKVTLGPKGRNVVLEKKWGAPTITNDGVSIAKEIELEDPYEKIGAELVKEVAKKTDDVAGDGTTTATVLAQALVREGLRNVAAGANPMALKRGIEAAVASVSEELSKLAKDVETKEQIASTASISAGDSTVGEIIAEAMDKVGKEGVITVEESNTFGLELELTEGMRFDKGYISAYFMTDPERMEAVFDDPYILIANSKISSVKDLLPILEKVMQSGKPLLIIAEDLEGEALATLVVNKVRGTFKSVAVKAPGFGDRRKAMLTDIAILAGGQVISEEVGLKLDAASLDMLGRARKVVVTKDETTIVDGAGDAEQIQGRVNQIRAEIDKSDSDYDREKLQERLAKLAGGVAVIKVGAATEVELKERKHRIEDAVRNAKAAVEEGIVPGGGVALVQAGKTAFDKLDLVGDEATGANIVKVALDAPLRQIAVNAGLEGGVVVEKVRNLEAGHGLNAANGEYVDLLAAGIIDPAKVTRSALQNAASIAALFLTTEAVVADKPEKNPAAPAGPGGGDMDF, encoded by the coding sequence ATGGCCAAGATGATCGCTTTCGACGAAGAGGCTCGCCGCGGCCTCGAGCGGGGCATGAACCAGCTCGCCGACGCCGTAAAGGTGACCCTCGGCCCGAAGGGCCGCAACGTCGTGCTCGAGAAGAAGTGGGGTGCCCCCACCATCACCAACGATGGTGTGAGCATCGCCAAGGAGATCGAGCTCGAGGACCCGTACGAGAAGATCGGCGCTGAGCTGGTCAAGGAGGTCGCCAAGAAGACCGACGACGTTGCCGGTGACGGCACGACGACGGCGACCGTCCTGGCCCAGGCCCTGGTTCGCGAGGGCCTGCGCAACGTGGCCGCTGGCGCCAACCCGATGGCCCTGAAGCGGGGCATCGAGGCCGCGGTCGCGAGCGTCTCGGAGGAGCTGTCCAAGCTCGCCAAGGACGTCGAGACCAAGGAGCAGATCGCCTCCACCGCCTCCATCTCCGCTGGCGACAGCACCGTCGGCGAGATCATCGCCGAGGCGATGGACAAGGTCGGCAAGGAAGGCGTCATCACCGTCGAGGAGAGCAACACCTTCGGGCTGGAGCTGGAGCTCACCGAGGGTATGCGCTTCGACAAGGGCTACATCTCGGCCTACTTCATGACCGACCCGGAGCGTATGGAGGCCGTCTTCGACGACCCGTACATCCTGATCGCCAACAGCAAGATCTCGTCGGTGAAGGACCTGCTCCCGATCCTGGAGAAGGTCATGCAGTCGGGCAAGCCGCTGCTGATCATCGCCGAGGACCTGGAGGGCGAGGCCCTCGCCACCCTGGTGGTCAACAAGGTCCGTGGCACCTTCAAGTCGGTCGCCGTCAAGGCGCCGGGCTTCGGTGACCGCCGCAAGGCCATGCTGACCGACATCGCCATCCTCGCCGGTGGCCAGGTCATCAGCGAGGAGGTCGGCCTCAAGCTCGACGCCGCCAGCCTCGACATGCTGGGCCGCGCCCGCAAGGTCGTGGTGACCAAGGACGAGACCACCATCGTCGACGGTGCCGGTGACGCCGAGCAGATCCAGGGCCGGGTCAACCAGATCCGGGCCGAGATCGACAAGAGTGACTCCGACTACGACCGCGAGAAGCTGCAGGAGCGGCTGGCCAAGCTGGCCGGCGGCGTTGCGGTCATCAAGGTCGGCGCGGCCACCGAGGTCGAGCTCAAGGAGCGCAAGCACCGCATCGAGGACGCCGTTCGCAACGCGAAGGCCGCCGTCGAGGAGGGCATCGTCCCGGGTGGTGGCGTCGCGCTGGTCCAGGCCGGCAAGACCGCCTTCGACAAGCTCGACCTGGTCGGCGACGAGGCGACCGGTGCGAACATCGTCAAGGTCGCGCTGGACGCCCCGCTGCGGCAGATCGCCGTCAACGCCGGCCTTGAGGGCGGCGTCGTGGTGGAGAAGGTCCGTAACCTCGAAGCGGGTCACGGCCTCAACGCCGCCAACGGCGAGTACGTCGACCTGCTGGCCGCGGGCATCATCGACCCGGCCAAGGTGACGCGCTCGGCGCTGCAGAACGCCGCTTCCATCGCGGCGCTGTTCCTCACCACCGAGGCCGTTGTCGCGGACAAGCCGGAGAAGAACCCGGCTGCCCCGGCTGGCCCGGGTGGCGGGGACATGGACTTCTGA
- a CDS encoding metal-dependent phosphohydrolase: protein MVDLLDRWRIAARGAGAGSGLTSTGAGEQLLARWREPHRHYHTVAHLTAVLDVVDEHADLAGRPDVVRLAAWFHDAVYDPRAAGDANERDSAALAESVLAGLGVPAPTAAEVRRLVLLTAGHTVAPGDPDGALLCDADLAVLAAPPADYDRYAAAIRREYAHVPEPAFRAGRAAVLTGLLALPALFRLPPLAARWEEPARDNVRRELATLSEGSTDAG, encoded by the coding sequence GTGGTTGATCTGCTGGATCGCTGGCGAATCGCGGCCCGGGGCGCCGGTGCGGGTTCGGGCCTGACGTCGACCGGTGCCGGGGAGCAGCTGCTCGCCCGGTGGCGGGAGCCGCACCGGCACTATCACACGGTGGCCCACCTGACGGCGGTGCTCGACGTGGTGGACGAGCACGCCGACCTGGCCGGCCGACCCGACGTGGTCCGGTTGGCGGCATGGTTCCACGATGCCGTCTACGACCCGCGGGCCGCCGGCGACGCCAACGAACGCGACAGTGCCGCGCTGGCCGAGAGCGTGCTCGCCGGGCTCGGAGTGCCGGCACCCACGGCGGCGGAGGTGCGCCGGCTGGTACTGCTCACCGCCGGGCACACCGTGGCTCCGGGCGACCCGGACGGCGCCCTGCTGTGCGACGCGGACCTCGCCGTGCTGGCCGCCCCGCCGGCCGACTACGACAGGTACGCGGCAGCCATCCGGCGGGAGTACGCACACGTGCCGGAGCCGGCCTTCCGGGCCGGGCGGGCCGCGGTGTTGACCGGCCTGCTGGCGCTGCCCGCGCTGTTCCGGCTGCCGCCGCTGGCCGCCCGATGGGAGGAGCCTGCCCGGGACAACGTGCGCCGCGAGCTGGCCACGCTCAGCGAGGGGTCGACGGACGCGGGCTGA
- a CDS encoding FUSC family protein gives MVRRTALRKGLVDIDGARIAEATEELRHRGRATLHDRLHRVRMAGGLAVQAGLAAGLAYFVSHRLLGNPQPVFAPISAVGTLAASVGQRFRRTVELIVGVGVGVGVGDLLIYFLGTGAWQLGLVVTVAILLTIFAGASVAIVIQAAATAVLIVTLSPSTQNLEIPRFVDAFLGGGIALLVTAVLLPLNPLRVINRAARPALDLLAAQLDATADGLRSRDRAGIQRALDRLRNNKEELATLGEAIEGAKETATLSPARWHRRDELTHYAEAADPIDRAMRNSGTLIRRSVTLVEDEEPVPDPMPDAINHLAESVRLLKHEFAAGEEPEKARERSLRAVSEAGRAYADGVGFSGSVVVAQIRTTASDLLVASGIEQEEANRWIRTAFGEQERPVGEPAEPGEAPKPPTAPPVG, from the coding sequence ATGGTGCGACGTACCGCGCTGCGCAAAGGGCTGGTGGACATCGACGGTGCCCGGATCGCCGAGGCCACCGAGGAGCTGCGCCATCGCGGCCGGGCCACCCTGCACGACCGGCTGCACCGGGTGCGGATGGCCGGCGGACTCGCCGTGCAGGCCGGGCTGGCTGCCGGGCTGGCGTACTTCGTCTCGCACCGGCTGCTCGGCAACCCGCAACCGGTGTTCGCGCCGATCTCCGCGGTCGGCACCCTGGCCGCGTCGGTCGGCCAGCGGTTCCGCCGGACCGTGGAGTTGATCGTCGGGGTGGGCGTCGGGGTGGGCGTCGGCGACCTGTTGATCTATTTTCTCGGCACCGGGGCGTGGCAGCTCGGCCTGGTGGTCACGGTGGCGATCCTGCTTACGATCTTCGCCGGGGCGAGCGTCGCCATCGTCATCCAGGCGGCGGCCACGGCGGTGCTGATCGTCACGCTGAGCCCGTCGACCCAGAACCTGGAGATCCCCCGCTTCGTCGACGCGTTCCTCGGCGGTGGGATCGCGCTGCTGGTCACGGCTGTGCTGCTGCCACTGAACCCGCTCCGGGTGATCAACCGGGCCGCCCGGCCGGCGCTGGACCTGCTCGCCGCCCAACTCGACGCCACCGCCGACGGGCTGCGCAGCCGGGACCGCGCCGGCATCCAGCGGGCACTGGACCGGCTGCGTAACAACAAGGAGGAGCTGGCCACGTTGGGGGAGGCGATCGAGGGCGCGAAGGAGACAGCCACCCTCTCCCCGGCCCGGTGGCACCGCCGCGACGAGTTGACCCACTACGCGGAGGCGGCCGACCCGATCGACCGGGCGATGCGCAACAGCGGCACGCTGATCCGCAGGTCCGTGACCCTGGTCGAGGACGAGGAACCGGTGCCCGATCCGATGCCGGACGCGATCAACCACCTCGCCGAGTCGGTCCGGCTGCTCAAACACGAGTTCGCCGCCGGCGAGGAACCGGAGAAGGCCCGCGAGCGGTCGCTGCGGGCCGTCAGCGAGGCCGGGCGAGCGTACGCCGACGGGGTCGGCTTCTCGGGCAGTGTGGTGGTCGCCCAGATCCGGACCACCGCGAGCGACCTGCTGGTGGCCTCCGGAATCGAACAGGAGGAGGCGAACCGGTGGATCCGCACCGCCTTCGGTGAGCAGGAGCGCCCCGTCGGAGAGCCCGCCGAGCCGGGCGAGGCGCCGAAACCACCCACCGCCCCGCCGGTCGGCTGA
- a CDS encoding FAD-binding oxidoreductase, with the protein MAPTNLLDDLRDALGGDAVLTDPDLLRMHQRDEADLCAAGTPLVVTRPRSTEQVVAVVRAAARHGVPVVPQGARTGLAGAANAVDGAVVLSTVAMDEIREIDPVSRIAVVQPGVVNAALAGAVAKQGLWYPPDPGSWESSTIGGNVATNAGGMCCVKYGVTTEYVLGLEVVLASGEVLRTGRRTAKGVAGYDLTRLFVGSEGTLGVITEVTVALRPAPAESLTLVAVFPSTAAAGAAVAEIAARGLTPSLLELLDQTHLRAIEAYQPMGLRTDAQALLLASVDTGSRAADDLAALAAVCEAAGADEVYAATDAVEAAALLQARRLAHPAMEKFAADAYPGGNGGLVIDDVAVPRGSLAALLDGVARIAAECEVPIGVVGHAGDGNMHPNIVVDRADPASVERGRRAFDEIMQLGLDLGGTCTGEHGVGLLKRDWLAREIGPVGVRVHQAIKSALDPAGLLNPGKVL; encoded by the coding sequence ATGGCCCCCACCAATCTCCTCGACGACCTGCGCGACGCGCTCGGTGGCGACGCCGTGCTCACCGACCCGGACCTGCTGCGGATGCACCAGCGGGACGAGGCCGACCTGTGCGCCGCCGGCACCCCGCTCGTGGTGACCCGTCCGCGCAGCACCGAACAGGTGGTCGCCGTGGTCCGGGCAGCGGCGCGGCACGGCGTACCCGTGGTGCCGCAGGGTGCGCGGACCGGGTTGGCCGGCGCGGCGAACGCGGTGGACGGCGCGGTGGTGCTGAGCACCGTGGCGATGGACGAGATCCGGGAGATCGACCCGGTGAGCCGGATCGCTGTGGTCCAACCCGGGGTGGTCAACGCGGCGCTGGCCGGGGCGGTGGCGAAGCAGGGCCTCTGGTATCCGCCGGATCCCGGCTCCTGGGAGTCGTCGACGATCGGCGGCAACGTGGCCACCAACGCCGGTGGCATGTGCTGCGTGAAGTACGGCGTGACCACCGAGTACGTCCTCGGCCTGGAGGTGGTGCTCGCCTCCGGTGAGGTGCTGCGCACCGGCCGGCGTACGGCCAAGGGGGTGGCCGGGTACGACCTGACCCGGCTCTTCGTCGGCTCGGAGGGCACCCTCGGGGTGATCACGGAGGTGACCGTGGCGTTGCGGCCCGCGCCGGCCGAGTCGCTGACCCTGGTGGCGGTCTTTCCGTCCACTGCGGCGGCCGGCGCCGCAGTGGCCGAGATCGCGGCCCGCGGGCTCACGCCCAGCCTGTTGGAACTGCTCGACCAGACCCACCTGCGGGCGATCGAGGCGTACCAGCCGATGGGGCTGCGGACCGACGCGCAGGCCCTGCTGCTGGCCTCCGTGGACACCGGCAGCCGAGCCGCCGACGACCTTGCCGCCCTGGCCGCTGTGTGCGAGGCGGCCGGCGCCGACGAGGTCTACGCGGCCACCGACGCGGTGGAGGCGGCGGCGCTGCTCCAGGCCCGCCGGCTGGCCCACCCCGCCATGGAGAAGTTCGCCGCCGACGCCTACCCGGGTGGCAACGGCGGTCTGGTGATCGACGACGTGGCAGTGCCGCGCGGTTCGCTTGCCGCGCTGCTGGACGGGGTGGCCCGCATCGCGGCGGAGTGCGAGGTGCCGATCGGTGTGGTGGGGCACGCCGGGGACGGCAACATGCACCCGAACATCGTGGTCGACCGGGCCGATCCGGCGAGTGTGGAGCGGGGCCGGCGGGCGTTCGACGAGATCATGCAGCTCGGCTTGGACCTCGGCGGCACGTGCACCGGCGAGCACGGGGTGGGGCTGCTCAAGCGGGACTGGCTGGCCCGGGAGATCGGGCCGGTCGGCGTCCGGGTGCACCAGGCGATCAAGTCGGCGCTCGACCCGGCTGGTCTGCTCAACCCGGGCAAGGTGCTCTGA
- a CDS encoding DUF4031 domain-containing protein yields the protein MLYLDRPAWPWRGRLWSHLISDVSYAELHAFAETLGAPRRGFDRDHYDIPADRFAAAVWLGAQVVPSRELVRLLRSAGLRRPKHLVSPRPSTPR from the coding sequence ATGCTCTACCTGGACCGGCCTGCCTGGCCGTGGCGTGGTCGGCTCTGGTCGCACCTGATCAGCGACGTCTCGTACGCCGAGCTGCACGCCTTCGCCGAGACACTCGGCGCGCCCCGACGCGGCTTCGACCGGGACCACTACGACATTCCGGCCGACCGGTTCGCGGCGGCGGTGTGGCTCGGTGCCCAGGTGGTGCCGAGCCGGGAGCTGGTCCGGTTGCTCCGCTCCGCGGGACTGCGTCGCCCGAAACACCTGGTCAGCCCGCGTCCGTCGACCCCTCGCTGA